From one Flavobacteriales bacterium genomic stretch:
- a CDS encoding T9SS type A sorting domain-containing protein produces the protein MKQKLKNLLCSAALLLGATAATAQGLQNIIVEEFHTVTQADADAYNNDHGGGSFPLVAGMKTYRVYVDMAPNYRLTSVFATPNSPLSVNTTTTFWNDDNWGSEGPGQTRRLDEGNLFDSFITINTASTSSTGTTPCGATAHTSQFGVQRTTDTNGDLFTCGVYPGFTGADGHIPVPFAMDPLVFLGSINYQALTSDPAPAGSFGFNNALYGYTGGITGVDPSGSNIAFIGQFTTDGTFSFNLNVALILPSPSTATEEYVHTSPNVGQIQSSLLIYPQPNLDCNGVPGGPAVPGTACNDNDDCTINDVFDANCNCAGTIQDTDSDGVCDADDNCPNVPGQIGSACSDGDDCTINDALDANCNCVGTFQDTDSDGVCDANDNCPNVPGQIGSACDDGNTATINDVLDANCNCAGTLLADDCEGVPGGPAQPGTACNDNNDCTINDVYDANCNCAGTFQDTDSDGVCDANDNCPNVPGQIGSACSDGDDCTINDALDANCNCVGTFQDTDSDGVCDANDNCPNVPGQIGSACSDGDDCTINDALDANCNCVGTFQDTDSDGVCDANDNCPNVPGQIGSACDDGNTATINDVLDANCNCAGTLLGDDCEGVPGGPAQPGTACNDNNDCTINDVYDANCNCAGTFQDTDSDGVCDAIDACPLLPFLVNGDPCDDGNASTVNDVVTNCICAGTLLDDDCEGVPGGPAQPGTACNDNDDCTINDVYDANCNCVGTFQDTDSDGVCDANDNCPNEPGQIGSACDDGNANTINDQLNAACQCVGIPVGPGCDFNELEIEVVNDAVSNVSYEVREQGTNTLTANGTVNPPAGSYTFDICLPDGCYYLIVTDDGGDGIVGGGYVLRLATGERLIDNAGNMTVGVSQVAGNEGFCLPIGADRMKFNSCDKLDWRFGQVVYADPNPLVSAQYGVNNANSGYQMWWYNPNGGYSFKRFQSHNTANGLPMSATRASGFVFNAWVGNQLQQNVLYNVKVRGRVNGTYLEWSPACRFVYDDLRAQCPLTQLMDIPGNQYFSCNSSRNWGSGNYIAARPVSRINASGVGTQNANRYQFRFRLPDESVVTVRTSSTYLLNLNWSVNPLQPGTTYLVDVRASFDNGATWCTDFIQPSVDPWGEYCTLTINGGGNLVEETGNATGEQEARVQMYPNPNRGDQLFLSLSGVQEGVESINVDIYDSFGKRVAQRTIGVQDGYVSTALDLNGELSAGMYMVSIAAGEHAITERLVIQP, from the coding sequence ATGAAACAGAAACTCAAGAACCTGCTCTGTAGCGCGGCGCTCCTTCTGGGCGCCACCGCTGCCACGGCGCAAGGCCTGCAGAACATCATCGTGGAGGAGTTCCACACGGTGACCCAGGCCGATGCCGATGCGTACAACAATGACCACGGAGGCGGCTCCTTCCCGCTCGTTGCTGGAATGAAGACGTACCGCGTTTATGTGGACATGGCGCCCAACTACCGCCTCACCTCGGTGTTCGCAACGCCGAACTCACCGCTCTCGGTGAATACCACCACCACCTTCTGGAACGATGACAACTGGGGTTCCGAAGGCCCGGGCCAGACCCGTCGCCTCGATGAAGGGAACCTGTTCGATTCCTTCATCACCATCAACACGGCGTCCACCAGCTCCACGGGTACGACGCCATGCGGCGCCACCGCACACACTTCGCAATTCGGGGTGCAGCGCACCACCGATACCAATGGCGACCTGTTCACCTGCGGAGTGTACCCCGGTTTCACCGGTGCCGATGGCCACATTCCGGTTCCTTTCGCAATGGACCCGCTCGTGTTCCTGGGATCCATCAACTACCAGGCGCTCACGAGCGATCCCGCCCCGGCTGGTTCGTTCGGATTCAACAATGCGCTCTACGGCTACACCGGTGGCATCACTGGCGTGGATCCTTCCGGTTCCAACATCGCCTTCATCGGCCAGTTCACTACGGATGGAACCTTCTCCTTCAACCTGAACGTAGCGCTCATCCTGCCTTCGCCGAGCACTGCCACGGAAGAGTACGTGCATACGAGCCCGAACGTGGGACAGATCCAGTCCTCTTTGCTGATCTACCCGCAGCCTAATCTGGATTGCAACGGCGTGCCCGGCGGCCCTGCCGTTCCCGGCACCGCGTGCAACGACAACGATGACTGCACGATCAACGATGTGTTCGACGCGAACTGCAACTGCGCGGGCACCATCCAGGACACCGACAGCGATGGCGTGTGCGATGCCGACGACAACTGCCCCAACGTGCCCGGCCAGATCGGCTCAGCCTGCAGCGATGGCGACGATTGCACCATCAATGATGCGCTTGACGCCAACTGCAACTGCGTAGGCACCTTCCAGGACACCGACAGCGATGGCGTGTGCGATGCCAACGACAACTGCCCCAACGTGCCCGGCCAGATCGGCTCAGCCTGCGATGACGGCAATACGGCCACCATCAATGACGTGCTCGACGCCAACTGCAACTGCGCAGGCACCCTGCTCGCCGACGATTGCGAGGGCGTTCCCGGCGGCCCTGCCCAGCCCGGCACCGCGTGCAACGACAACAACGACTGCACGATCAACGACGTGTACGACGCCAACTGCAACTGCGCAGGCACCTTCCAGGACACCGACAGCGATGGCGTATGCGATGCCAACGACAACTGCCCCAACGTGCCCGGCCAGATCGGCTCGGCCTGCAGCGATGGCGACGATTGCACCATCAACGATGCGCTTGACGCGAACTGCAACTGCGTAGGCACCTTCCAGGACACCGACAGCGATGGCGTGTGCGATGCCAACGACAACTGCCCCAACGTGCCCGGCCAGATCGGCTCGGCCTGCAGCGATGGCGACGATTGCACCATCAATGATGCGCTTGACGCCAACTGCAACTGCGTAGGCACCTTCCAGGACACCGACAGCGATGGCGTGTGCGATGCCAACGACAACTGCCCCAACGTGCCCGGCCAGATCGGCTCAGCCTGCGATGACGGCAATACGGCCACCATCAATGACGTGCTCGACGCCAACTGCAACTGCGCAGGCACCCTGCTCGGCGACGACTGCGAGGGCGTTCCCGGCGGCCCTGCCCAGCCCGGCACCGCGTGCAACGACAACAACGACTGCACGATCAACGACGTGTACGACGCCAACTGCAACTGCGCAGGCACCTTCCAGGACACCGACAGCGATGGCGTGTGCGATGCAATTGATGCCTGCCCACTGCTGCCCTTCCTCGTGAATGGCGATCCCTGCGATGACGGCAACGCAAGCACGGTGAACGATGTGGTCACCAACTGCATCTGCGCAGGCACCCTGCTCGACGACGATTGCGAGGGCGTCCCCGGCGGCCCTGCCCAGCCCGGCACCGCTTGCAACGACAACGATGACTGCACGATCAACGACGTGTACGACGCGAACTGCAACTGCGTAGGCACCTTCCAGGACACCGACAGCGATGGCGTGTGCGATGCCAACGACAACTGCCCCAACGAGCCCGGCCAGATCGGCTCGGCCTGCGATGACGGCAATGCCAACACCATCAATGACCAGCTGAACGCGGCTTGCCAGTGCGTGGGCATCCCGGTTGGCCCTGGCTGCGACTTCAACGAGCTGGAGATCGAAGTGGTGAACGATGCCGTGAGCAACGTGAGCTACGAGGTGCGCGAGCAGGGCACCAACACCTTGACCGCCAACGGTACGGTGAACCCGCCTGCCGGCTCCTACACGTTCGACATCTGCCTGCCCGACGGCTGCTACTACCTCATCGTGACCGATGATGGCGGTGATGGCATCGTAGGCGGCGGCTACGTGCTGCGCCTGGCCACTGGCGAGCGCCTGATCGACAATGCCGGGAATATGACTGTGGGCGTGAGCCAGGTCGCCGGTAACGAGGGCTTCTGCCTGCCGATCGGTGCGGACCGCATGAAGTTCAACAGCTGCGACAAGCTCGATTGGCGCTTCGGCCAGGTGGTGTACGCCGATCCGAACCCGTTGGTGAGCGCGCAATACGGCGTGAACAACGCCAACAGCGGCTACCAGATGTGGTGGTACAACCCCAACGGCGGCTACAGCTTCAAGCGCTTCCAGAGCCACAACACGGCCAACGGCCTGCCCATGAGCGCGACGCGCGCCTCAGGTTTCGTGTTCAATGCCTGGGTCGGCAACCAGTTGCAGCAGAACGTGCTCTACAACGTGAAGGTGCGTGGCCGTGTGAACGGAACCTACCTGGAGTGGAGCCCTGCCTGCCGCTTCGTGTACGACGACCTGCGCGCGCAGTGCCCGCTCACCCAGCTGATGGACATTCCCGGAAACCAGTACTTCAGCTGCAACAGCAGCCGCAACTGGGGCTCGGGCAACTACATCGCTGCGCGTCCTGTCTCCCGCATCAATGCTAGCGGCGTGGGCACTCAGAACGCCAACCGCTATCAGTTCCGCTTCCGCCTGCCTGACGAGAGCGTGGTCACCGTGCGCACCAGCAGCACCTACCTGCTCAACCTCAATTGGAGCGTGAACCCGCTGCAGCCCGGAACCACCTATCTGGTGGATGTGCGGGCCAGCTTCGACAACGGCGCCACCTGGTGCACGGACTTCATCCAGCCCAGTGTTGATCCCTGGGGCGAGTACTGCACCCTGACGATCAACGGCGGCGGAAACCTGGTTGAGGAGACCGGCAATGCCACTGGCGAGCAGGAAGCCCGCGTGCAGATGTACCCGAACCCCAATCGCGGCGATCAGCTCTTCTTGAGCTTGAGCGGCGTGCAAGAGGGCGTTGAGAGCATCAACGTGGACATCTACGACAGCTTCGGCAAGCGCGTGGCCCAGCGCACGATCGGCGTGCAGGACGGCTATGTGAGCACTGCGCTTGACCTCAATGGTGAGCTGAGCGCCGGCATGTACATGGTGAGCATCGCTGCCGGTGAGCATGCCATCACGGAGCGACTGGTGATCCAGCCGTAA
- a CDS encoding choice-of-anchor I family protein, producing the protein MLWMLLAITLMATATLASAQISISHLSTHATGSYNTSSAEIVAFDPSSDRIFFVNALLNQVVALNASNPASLTPAFTIDMATYGAVANSLCVVPGGIAVAAEASPKTDPGKVVFFDAAGTFLSQVTVGAQPDHVTASPDGLKVLAANEGEPNDDYSVDPEGSISIIDISGGLASLTNANVTSIGFTAYTPAMLPGVRIFGPGATVAQDMEPEYIAVSDDSQKAFVACQENNAVVRIDLATNTIEHITSLGMKDHSLPGNGLDASDSPAGINIQNWPVKGLYMPDAIDAFTIGGQTYVAYANEGDAREWGTFVEPRRIGNAAYVLDPTVFPDAATLKLNANLGRLNATIYSGDTDDDTDFDEIHVFGSRSFTIRDANGVIVWDSGDQLEQITAAAYPTNFNSTNSANSSFDNRSDDKGPEPEAITVANVFGSTYAFIGLERIGGIVVFDVSVPSAPVFIQYLNNRDFNGDAAAGTALDLGPEDIKFVSAADSPDGQPFLIVGNEVSGTVSLFRINPPPTPEDIAVWTYEPLQGTATAPTPNTGTGSSAVVGSMTGATTATGSTTGCAQVSGTTAWAIGTATPGTNESSGVEFRTSTVGYENITFSYDHRLSNSATRTARIQYTLDGSAWNNLTLDGTNYDNGACTNRGGLDNGRIDASDPAGTNVSDSWGRRTIDFSAIAGADDNPDFGVRVLAAHYSSTGEFRQANNVSSIATAGTWRFDNVTFQGIELPVVAVIDEPVPTSLTGFSTPEGSPSAEQTFTISASDLTADLVITAPAGFELREQGIGSYGSSLNLTGPALSATIEVRLDGITAGIYSGNVTLASTGAISRTVSVDGETEAPPVPGVLAVWTYEPLQGAAATPTPNIGSGMSAVIGSMSGATTAAGSTTGCAQATGTTAWQIGSAAPGTTSESSGVEFRTSTVGHENIVFSYDHRHSNSSTRTARIQYTLDGTNWINLTLDGTNYENSACANRGGLDDGRIDASDPIGTNVSDSWGRRVIDFSGITGANNNPDFGIRILASHYSTTGEFRQANNVTSIATGGTWRFDNVSFTADVIVPPTTFTLQILHASDFEGAVPATEDAPRFAAIVDSLEHTYLNSVTLSSGDNFLPGPFMSAGEDPSLVAPLKTAYENYYGGPFANNDLRAGIGRVDITIMNLIGIQAAALGNHEFDLGTSELRNIIAGQSSGTNIRWFGAQFPYLSSNLDFSADANLSNLFTNTREEYTFFQSNPAMGAPAIAATKKLAPSTIITVNGEKLGIVGATTQILASISSPGATTIIGPDADDMLALAGILQPVIDSLRIVEAIDKIIVLSHLQQLTLEKALAPLLNGVDVIIAGGSHTLMADATDRMRTGDVPAETYPYLTTGLDGKPVAIVNTTSEYRYVGRLVVEFDENGEIIPASIDPAISGAYPADSLGVVEVWGDYADAFTPGSRGQEVANLSGAIEAVIIAKDGNLFGKTDVFLEGRRNFVRTEETNLGNVSADANKWMARRYDPSVTISIKNGGGIRSAIGYVNAVGGNVNLEPPQANPLAGKQQGDISQLDIENSLRFNNLLSALTLTAADLRTILEHGVAASGPGQTQGRFPQVSGVRFSYDETLTAGARILNAVVTDSAGVTVDTLVMNGAVHGDPGRTFRVVTLNFLANGGDGYPFNTLGTARADLNTLPDAGPGVAAFAIPGSEQDAFAEFMKSFHDAGPYALAETPASLDERIQEVNDRTDCILPPLFYADSDGDGFGDPNDFTTNCPGSAPSGYVSDATDDCPTLFGKVGDSCDAGPGFVLGQIDGTCTCVGLTCTTDLDFVYQADGVDNLNWELRQQGTNILVQNGGGLLVGNGTDGTCLPDGCFYLVVADGGGDGIMGGGYLLRINSSARLIDNLSDVFGQGGFTSGATSAILGNEGFCLPVGTDRLISTSCDKMDWRSTSCGSEYVVANANGAVSVEFGGPNAATSGYQMWWYAPNGGYSFKRFQSHNTSNGLPASATRAAHFRINGWTGNQLQEGQFCNVKVRGRVNGVYSNWGPACRFMLNSAAAQCPRTKLMDLPGNQYLSCGQSRAIGNNVYVHARPAKRQNANCAWVNANRYQFRFRIPSENVTIVKNSAVGQYFVNTNGLVCGKTYEVDVRASFDNGANWCHSSDPYGDVCTLTTVCSSGMAEEGGSAAANEARVAMYPNPNIGDQLLVRLSQVEEGVGSINVDIYDSFGKRVAQRTIGVQDGYVSTAIALNGELANGMYLVSFTAGSAIHTERLMIQR; encoded by the coding sequence ATGCTATGGATGCTGCTCGCCATCACCCTGATGGCCACCGCCACCTTGGCCTCCGCCCAGATCAGCATCAGCCACCTGAGCACCCATGCCACGGGCAGCTACAACACGTCCTCTGCGGAGATCGTCGCCTTCGATCCCTCGAGCGACCGCATCTTCTTCGTGAACGCCCTGCTGAACCAGGTGGTGGCGCTCAACGCGAGCAATCCGGCCAGCCTCACGCCTGCCTTCACCATCGATATGGCTACTTATGGCGCCGTGGCGAACAGCTTGTGCGTGGTTCCTGGTGGCATCGCGGTAGCGGCGGAAGCCAGCCCGAAGACCGATCCCGGCAAGGTGGTGTTCTTCGATGCGGCCGGCACCTTCCTAAGCCAGGTGACCGTCGGCGCTCAGCCTGACCATGTCACCGCGAGCCCGGATGGACTAAAGGTGCTCGCGGCCAACGAGGGCGAACCGAACGATGACTACAGCGTGGACCCGGAAGGCTCCATCAGCATCATCGACATCAGCGGTGGCCTCGCCTCCTTGACGAACGCCAACGTGACGAGCATCGGTTTCACCGCCTACACGCCGGCCATGCTGCCGGGCGTAAGGATCTTCGGTCCAGGCGCCACGGTGGCGCAGGACATGGAGCCCGAGTACATCGCCGTGAGCGATGATTCGCAGAAGGCCTTCGTAGCCTGCCAGGAGAACAATGCCGTGGTGCGGATCGACCTCGCCACGAACACGATCGAGCATATCACTTCGCTGGGCATGAAGGATCACAGCCTTCCGGGCAATGGCCTCGATGCGAGCGACAGCCCCGCAGGCATCAACATCCAGAACTGGCCGGTGAAGGGACTGTACATGCCCGACGCGATCGACGCGTTCACCATCGGCGGACAGACCTACGTGGCCTACGCCAACGAAGGCGATGCGCGGGAATGGGGGACCTTCGTTGAGCCCCGCCGCATCGGCAACGCCGCCTATGTGCTTGACCCGACGGTATTCCCCGATGCCGCCACCTTGAAGCTGAATGCCAACCTCGGCCGACTCAACGCCACCATCTACTCCGGCGATACCGATGATGACACCGACTTCGATGAGATCCATGTGTTCGGTTCTCGTTCGTTCACCATCCGCGATGCCAACGGCGTCATCGTGTGGGACAGCGGCGACCAGCTCGAGCAGATCACCGCAGCGGCCTATCCGACCAACTTCAACAGCACCAACAGCGCGAACAGCAGCTTCGACAACCGAAGCGATGACAAGGGCCCGGAGCCCGAGGCCATCACCGTGGCCAATGTGTTCGGCAGTACGTATGCCTTCATCGGCCTGGAGCGCATCGGTGGCATCGTGGTTTTCGACGTGAGCGTGCCCAGCGCACCGGTCTTCATCCAATACCTGAACAACCGCGACTTCAACGGGGATGCCGCCGCCGGCACCGCGCTCGACCTGGGTCCCGAGGACATCAAGTTCGTGAGCGCGGCCGACAGCCCCGATGGGCAGCCCTTCCTGATCGTCGGCAACGAGGTCAGCGGCACGGTGAGCCTCTTCCGCATCAACCCGCCGCCCACGCCCGAGGACATCGCGGTGTGGACCTACGAGCCCCTGCAAGGCACGGCCACGGCGCCCACGCCGAACACCGGTACCGGCTCCTCCGCCGTGGTGGGCAGCATGACCGGTGCCACCACGGCCACCGGCAGCACCACCGGCTGCGCACAGGTCAGCGGCACCACCGCCTGGGCCATCGGCACCGCCACCCCGGGCACGAACGAATCGTCGGGCGTGGAGTTCCGCACCTCCACCGTGGGCTACGAGAACATCACCTTCTCCTATGATCATCGACTCTCCAACAGCGCCACGCGCACGGCCCGCATCCAGTACACGCTGGACGGCAGCGCATGGAACAATCTGACGCTCGATGGCACGAACTACGACAACGGTGCCTGCACCAACCGCGGTGGCCTGGACAATGGCCGCATCGATGCTTCCGATCCCGCTGGCACCAACGTGTCCGACTCCTGGGGCCGCCGCACCATCGACTTCTCTGCGATCGCTGGGGCGGACGACAACCCCGACTTCGGGGTGCGTGTGCTGGCTGCGCACTACAGCAGCACGGGCGAATTCCGTCAGGCAAACAACGTGTCGAGCATCGCTACGGCCGGTACCTGGCGCTTTGATAACGTGACCTTCCAGGGCATCGAGCTGCCCGTGGTGGCGGTGATCGACGAGCCGGTGCCCACGAGCCTTACGGGCTTCAGCACTCCCGAAGGATCGCCCAGCGCTGAACAGACCTTCACCATATCGGCCAGCGACCTTACCGCCGACCTCGTCATCACCGCGCCTGCCGGTTTCGAGCTGCGCGAGCAGGGCATCGGCAGCTATGGCTCCAGCCTCAACCTGACCGGACCCGCTTTGAGCGCTACCATCGAAGTGCGCCTTGACGGCATCACCGCTGGCATCTACTCCGGCAATGTGACCTTGGCGAGCACAGGTGCGATCAGCCGTACGGTCAGCGTGGATGGTGAGACAGAAGCTCCGCCCGTTCCTGGCGTCCTGGCCGTGTGGACCTACGAGCCCTTGCAGGGCGCAGCGGCTACGCCCACGCCGAACATCGGCAGTGGTATGTCCGCCGTGATCGGAAGCATGAGCGGCGCCACCACGGCCGCCGGCAGCACGACGGGATGCGCGCAAGCCACGGGCACCACGGCCTGGCAGATCGGCTCGGCCGCTCCCGGCACCACGAGCGAATCCTCCGGCGTGGAGTTCCGCACATCCACGGTGGGCCACGAGAACATCGTGTTCTCGTATGACCATCGCCATTCGAACTCATCCACGCGGACCGCGCGCATCCAGTACACGCTGGATGGCACCAATTGGATCAACCTGACGCTCGATGGCACGAATTACGAGAACAGCGCCTGCGCCAACCGCGGTGGCCTGGACGATGGTCGCATCGATGCCTCGGATCCGATCGGTACCAACGTCTCCGACTCCTGGGGCCGTCGCGTCATCGACTTCTCCGGAATCACCGGCGCGAACAACAACCCGGACTTCGGGATCCGCATCCTCGCTTCGCACTACAGCACCACCGGCGAATTCCGCCAGGCCAACAACGTGACGAGCATCGCCACGGGTGGCACCTGGCGCTTTGACAACGTGAGCTTCACGGCGGATGTGATCGTGCCACCGACCACCTTCACGCTGCAGATCCTTCACGCTTCCGACTTCGAAGGAGCCGTGCCTGCTACGGAAGATGCCCCGCGCTTTGCCGCCATCGTGGACAGCCTGGAGCACACCTATCTGAACTCGGTCACGCTGAGCAGCGGCGACAACTTCCTTCCTGGTCCCTTCATGAGCGCCGGTGAGGACCCCTCGCTGGTGGCACCGCTGAAGACCGCTTATGAGAACTACTACGGTGGTCCCTTCGCCAACAACGATCTGCGCGCTGGCATCGGCCGGGTGGATATCACCATCATGAACCTCATCGGCATCCAGGCCGCTGCGTTGGGCAACCACGAGTTCGACCTTGGCACGAGCGAGCTGCGGAACATCATCGCCGGACAGAGCAGCGGCACGAACATCCGCTGGTTCGGCGCTCAGTTCCCCTACCTCAGCAGCAATCTGGACTTCAGCGCTGACGCGAACCTGAGCAACCTCTTCACCAACACGCGTGAGGAGTACACCTTCTTCCAGAGCAACCCCGCGATGGGGGCTCCGGCCATCGCTGCGACCAAGAAGCTCGCGCCGAGCACCATCATCACGGTGAACGGTGAGAAGCTCGGCATCGTCGGCGCCACCACGCAGATCCTCGCGAGCATCTCCTCACCCGGCGCCACCACCATCATTGGCCCCGATGCGGACGACATGCTTGCGCTGGCAGGCATCCTGCAACCGGTGATCGACTCCCTCCGCATCGTTGAGGCCATCGACAAGATCATCGTCCTCAGCCACCTGCAGCAGCTCACCCTCGAGAAGGCGCTGGCGCCGCTTCTGAACGGCGTGGATGTGATCATCGCCGGTGGTTCGCACACGTTGATGGCTGATGCCACCGATCGAATGCGCACCGGTGACGTGCCTGCGGAGACCTATCCCTACCTCACCACCGGCCTCGACGGCAAGCCCGTGGCCATCGTGAACACCACCAGCGAATACCGCTACGTCGGCCGATTGGTCGTTGAATTCGACGAGAACGGCGAGATCATCCCTGCGAGCATCGACCCTGCGATCAGCGGTGCCTATCCGGCGGACAGCCTCGGGGTAGTGGAGGTGTGGGGCGATTACGCCGATGCCTTCACGCCCGGAAGCCGTGGCCAGGAAGTGGCCAACCTCTCCGGCGCGATCGAAGCGGTGATCATCGCCAAGGACGGCAACCTCTTCGGCAAGACGGATGTGTTCCTGGAGGGCCGCCGCAACTTCGTGCGCACGGAAGAGACCAACCTGGGCAACGTGAGCGCCGACGCCAACAAGTGGATGGCACGTCGTTACGACCCCAGCGTGACCATCAGCATCAAGAACGGTGGCGGCATCCGCAGCGCGATCGGTTACGTGAACGCCGTGGGCGGCAACGTGAACCTGGAGCCGCCGCAGGCGAACCCGCTCGCGGGCAAGCAGCAGGGCGACATCAGCCAGCTCGACATCGAGAACTCGCTCCGCTTCAACAACCTGTTGAGCGCGTTGACCCTGACCGCCGCCGACCTCCGGACCATCCTGGAGCACGGTGTGGCGGCAAGCGGTCCAGGCCAGACGCAGGGCCGCTTCCCGCAAGTGAGCGGTGTACGCTTCAGCTATGATGAGACGCTCACCGCCGGTGCCCGCATCCTCAATGCCGTAGTCACCGACAGCGCTGGCGTCACAGTGGACACCCTGGTGATGAACGGCGCGGTGCACGGCGATCCCGGCCGCACCTTCCGCGTGGTGACCCTGAATTTCCTAGCCAATGGCGGCGATGGATACCCATTCAATACCCTTGGAACGGCGCGCGCCGATCTGAACACCTTGCCCGATGCGGGTCCGGGCGTGGCGGCTTTCGCGATTCCCGGCAGCGAGCAGGATGCTTTCGCGGAGTTCATGAAGAGCTTCCACGATGCGGGCCCATACGCGCTCGCTGAGACACCTGCATCCTTGGATGAACGCATCCAAGAGGTGAACGACCGCACCGATTGCATCCTCCCGCCGCTCTTTTATGCGGACAGTGACGGTGATGGCTTCGGCGATCCGAATGACTTCACCACGAACTGCCCGGGCAGTGCGCCCAGCGGCTACGTGTCGGACGCCACGGATGACTGCCCCACGCTCTTCGGCAAGGTGGGGGATAGTTGCGATGCGGGTCCGGGATTCGTGCTCGGGCAGATTGATGGGACATGCACGTGCGTGGGCCTCACTTGCACCACCGACCTCGACTTCGTGTACCAGGCCGATGGCGTGGACAACCTGAACTGGGAGCTGCGGCAGCAAGGCACCAATATCCTGGTGCAGAACGGCGGCGGCCTGCTCGTGGGCAACGGAACCGATGGTACCTGCCTGCCCGACGGCTGCTTCTACCTGGTGGTCGCTGACGGCGGAGGAGACGGCATCATGGGCGGCGGCTATCTGCTGAGGATCAACAGCAGCGCACGCCTGATCGATAACCTGAGCGACGTGTTCGGCCAAGGAGGATTCACCAGCGGAGCGACCAGCGCCATCCTGGGCAACGAGGGCTTCTGCCTGCCCGTGGGCACCGACCGCCTGATCAGCACCAGCTGCGACAAGATGGACTGGCGCTCCACGAGCTGCGGTTCCGAGTACGTAGTGGCCAACGCCAATGGCGCGGTGAGCGTGGAGTTCGGCGGACCCAACGCCGCCACCAGCGGCTATCAGATGTGGTGGTATGCGCCCAACGGAGGGTACAGCTTCAAGCGGTTCCAGAGCCACAACACCAGCAACGGACTGCCGGCCAGCGCCACCCGAGCGGCCCACTTCCGGATCAACGGCTGGACCGGCAACCAATTGCAGGAAGGCCAGTTCTGCAATGTGAAGGTGCGCGGCCGCGTGAACGGGGTGTACAGCAATTGGGGCCCCGCCTGCCGCTTCATGCTTAACAGCGCTGCAGCCCAATGCCCCCGCACCAAGCTCATGGACCTGCCCGGCAACCAATACCTGAGCTGCGGACAGAGCCGCGCCATTGGCAACAACGTGTATGTGCACGCCCGCCCTGCGAAGCGCCAAAACGCGAACTGTGCATGGGTCAATGCGAACCGATACCAGTTCCGCTTCCGAATCCCCTCGGAGAACGTGACGATCGTGAAGAACAGCGCTGTGGGCCAGTACTTCGTGAATACCAACGGACTCGTCTGCGGCAAGACCTACGAGGTGGATGTGCGCGCGAGCTTCGACAACGGCGCCAATTGGTGCCACAGCAGCGATCCCTACGGCGATGTGTGCACGCTCACCACCGTTTGCAGCTCCGGCATGGCTGAGGAAGGCGGCAGTGCCGCGGCGAACGAGGCACGCGTGGCGATGTACCCGAACCCGAACATAGGTGATCAGCTCTTGGTGCGCCTGAGCCAAGTGGAAGAGGGCGTCGGGTCCATCAATGTGGATATCTACGACAGCTTCGGCAAGCGAGTGGCCCAGCGCACGATCGGCGTGCAGGACGGCTATGTGAGCACCGCCATCGCCCTGAACGGTGAACTGGCCAACGGCATGTACCTGGTGAGCTTCACGGCCGGCAGCGCGATCCACACCGAGCGATTGATGATCCAGAGGTAA